In the Arthrobacter sp. CDRTa11 genome, CAAAGTGATCACGGCGGTGACCGGTGCGGCGTCGAAATTCATCTTGGCCGCCGGCGCCAGGTTCAGTCCGATCAGCGCCACAATGGCGCCGGTGACGATGGGCGGCATGAGCCGGTTGATCCAGCCGGCGCCGAATTTCTGCACGACGGCGCCGATCAGGGCCAGGGCGACGCCGGCAAGCACCACTCCGCCCAGCGCCCCGGGAACGCCGAACTGCTGTTGGGACGCCATGATGGGTGCGATGAACGCGAAGCTTGAACCAAGGTAGCTGGGCACCCGGCCGCGGGTGATCACCAGGAACAGCAGGGTGCCAATGCCGGAGAAGAAGAGGGTGGTGGCTGGCGGCATTCCGGTGATGATGGGGACCAGGAACGTGGCGCCGAACATGGCAACCACATGCTGCATGCCGACGCCGATGGTCAGCGGCCATGCGAGCCGTTCATCCGGGGCCACCACGTGTCCGGGCCGGATCGACTTGCCGGTGCCGTGCAGCTTCCATTTGGTTCCGAGCATGCTCATGGGCGGAGGCCTTTCAAGGGGGTTGCCCCAAGGGGCGAAGATCATGTGGCACCCAGAATACAGCTCGGCCACGCTGTGCCGAAGGTCACGTACCGTCACGGGAAGCCGCCGGGAGTGGTTGAAGTTGCAACTAGGGAAAGCGAAGAGGCCACCCCCACAGGCGGGGTGGCGCAGCGAAAGGTAAGCCAATGACCATTGCCCACGAAGAAGCGGTTATCGATTCGGCCGCAATCGACGCCATTTTCGCCCAGGCCCGCACCGCCAACTCCTTCACCGGAGAGGTGACTGAGGAGCAGGCGCAGGCCATCTACGAACTCACCAAATATGGCCCCACCGCCTTCAACTCGCAGCCGCTGCGTGTGACCTATGTCCGCTCCGCTGAAGCCCGTACCAAGCTCGTTGACGCCCTCGCCAACGGGAACAAGGCCAAGACCGCGTCCGCCCCACTCGTTGCCATCCTCAGCTACGACACCGACTGGGCTGAGCAGTGGGACAACTTCCTGCCCGGTTACAACGCCCCCAAGGCCATGTACGACGCAAACCCTGAACTCGCCGCCGCCACGGGCAACAACAACGCCCACCTGCAGGCCGGCTACTTCATCCTGGCGGTCCGCTCGCTCGGATTCGCAGCCGGACCCATGACCGGCGCCGACTTCGGTGCTATCGACGAGGCCTTCTTCCCCGCCGGCGACCAGAAGAGCTTTCTGGTGGTCAACATCGGCCAGCCCGCAGAGGACGCGTGGGGCGAAGCCAAGCCCAAGTTCTCCTACCAGGACGTCGTCCGCACCGTCTAGGCGATCACGCCGTCCACCAGTGCTTTGGCTTCGGCCTGGACCTGCTTGAGGTGTTCCTCGCCCTTGAAGGACTCGGCGTAGATCTTGTACACGTCCTCAGTTCCGGACGGGCGCGCCGCGAACCAGGCGTTCTCCGTGACCACCTTGAGGCCGCCAATGGGGGCGTCGTTTCCGGGCGCCCTGGTCAGCTTGGCCATGATCGTCTCGCCGGCCAGTTCGGTGGCAGTGACGTCCGACGGCGACAGCTTGCCCAGCGCCGCCTTCTGCTCCCGGGTGGCTGCGGCATCAATCCGCGCATAGACCGGGGAACCGAACTGGTCAGTCAGGCCCTTGTACAGCTGCGACGGGGATTTGCCAGTGACCGCAGTGATTTCCGACGCCAGCAGGGCCAGCAGGATGCCGTCCTTGTCTGTGGTCCAGACGCTGCCGTCCAGCTTGTTGAAGGAGGCGCCGGCTGATTCCTCGCCGCCGAAAGCACCTTCGCCGGAGAGCAGGCCAGGTACAAACCATTTGAAACCTACGGGAACTTCAACGAGTTTGCGGCCCAGGTTCTCGGCCACGCGGTCAATGATGGAGGAGGACACCAGGGTTTTTCCCACCACGGAGGCGGGGTTCCAGCCGCTGCGGTTGCGGTACAGGTAGTCAATGGCGACGGCGAGGTAGTGGTTCGGGTTCATCAGCCCGCCGTCTGGGGTAACGATGCCGTGCCGGTCCGCGTCGGCGTCATTGCCGGTGGCAACGTCGAAGGCCTGCTGGCCCGATGATGCGGCGTCGGACATCCGCTTGATCAGGGAGGCCATTGCCGCCGGCGACGAGCAGTCCATCCGGATCTTTTCGTCCCAGTCCAGGGTCATAAATGCCCACTGCGGATCCACGGTGGGGTTTACAACTGTCAGGTTCAGGTGGTGGCGCTCGCCGATCTCGCCCCAGTAGTCAACCGCGGCGCCGCCCATGGGATCCGCGCCGATGCGGACACCGGCGTCGCGGATTGCATTCAGGTTCAGGACTGAGGGGAGGTCGTCAACGTAGCTGCTGAGGAAATCGAACTTGCCTGTGGTGTCGGCGTTGAGGGCATCCGCAAGCGGAATACGCTTCACGCCGCGCAGGCCGTTCTCCAGCAGTTCGTTGGCGCGGTTGGCGATCCAGCCGGTGGCATCGGAGTCTGCGGGGCCGCCGTGCGGAGGGTTGTACTTGAAACCGCCGTCGGCGGGCGGGTTGTGGCTCGGCGTGACCACAATGCCGTCTGCCTGCGGTGCCCCTGCGGTGGCGTTGTTGTTGTACGTCAGGATGGCGTGGCTCAGGGCAGGTGTGGGCGTGTAGCCATGGCGGGCATCGATGAGCACCTGGACGCCATTGGCAGCCAGCACCTCAAGGGCAGAGTTTTGTGCCGGTTCGCTGAGCGCGTGGGTGTCCTTCGCCAGGAACAGCGGGCCGGTGATGCCCTGACCAGCGCGGTATTCCACGATGGCCTGCGTGATCGCAACGATATGTTTTTCGTTGAACGATGCCTTCAGGCTGGAACCGCGGTGCCCCGAGGTACCAAAAGCCACCCGCTGGCCCGGATCAGCGAGATCCGGCGTGATGTCGTAGTACGCGTCAAGGAGCGCAGTGATGTCAACAAGGTCATGGAGTTGGGCAACTGTGCCCGCGCGGCTAGCCATGGCACCAGCATGCCAGACGCTGGCCGGTGGCAAAACGAAGCGTCGAAAATGGTGCCCCTGTGACGGAAGAACGTCATCAAGCAGGTATCCCACCTGAGTACTTGGCACCGAAAGTACCTATATACCGCCTGCTCCGGCCGCTGTTACTTTCGAAAAAACTCCGGCAAAAACCGGAATCAACGGGCGACGGCGGCACTGCAGCCACCGCCGAATCGGCAGGAGAAGGGGGACCGGCCATGGGCGCAGGCGACGGGGCAGCCGAACAGTCCAGGCTTGCTGCCGAGCGGGTTGCACGGCTGAAACGCCAGCTCGACCAGGCGGAGCGGGCCACAAAAGCGCGGAATGTGGACGCCGAGGGTGAGAAAGCCGTTGCGGAGAGCCTTGGCGGGCTCGTCTCCAGCGGCTGGCACCTGTTGCATGATGTCCAATGGCCGGGAAGACCCGAGGCCATCCTGGACCATGTTCTGGTGGGGCCGGGGGGTGTGGTGGTGGTGGATACCAAGAATTGGACCGGTGAAGTCCGTATGTCCTCAGGAGTGCTCTGGCAGGGGCGTTACGCCAGGACACAGTCGGTGGAAGGTGCGCTGGCACAGTGCGCCGCAGTGGCTTCGGTGATGGTGCCGCAGCACAGGCGGTATGTCCGGCCGCTGATCTGCATGTCCCGGCAGCCGGACTTCTTCGGTATTACCAGCTCAGATGTGGCCGTTGCTGGAACAGACAGGGTTGTTGAGGCAATCCAGGCTCTCCCCGCTGTACTGGACCAGCAGGCCATTGTGACGCTGTATGCCCAGCTGGGTGAGCTGCTGGCACGGCAGCAGCCTCCTGGAGTTGCAGTGGTCATGCGGAAAGGGGAGCCTGCTGCTGCTCCGTCAGGCGTACGGTCCGGAGCGCGAGCTGAAGCAGATCCTCTGCGGCGCGGGCGCATGGGAGGACGCCGCGGACCACGACATGCTGTTCGTGGCGTTGCACCAGGGGCGGCCCCCGGAGTTGCATCTGGAGTGGCCCCTAACAAGAGCCCGGATGGTGGGGCGGGGATAGGCAGGAAATCGAAGTCGAACGCCCACCACCACGGAACGGGAGGCATGGCCGGGCTCCTGATTCTCGCGGCCTTTGTCACGTTCGCCGTGTACGTATTGCCCTACTGGGGACGGTAGGCCGTGGATACGGGCGACGGTAGGCTGGGAAGCAAAGACTTCGAGGGGAAAACCATGACTGACCAGCCAACCCACCGGCCGGATTCCCAGGGATACGGTGAGCAGGGCCCAGGCAATTCGCCGGCGGGCTACCAGCCGCCGCAGTTTGTGCCGCCGCAGGGTTCCGGGACCCCTGCTCCGCCCGCCTACGATCAGGGCCAGTTCGGGCAGCAGGAGTACGGGCAGCAGCAGTACCAGAACCAGTTTGGCCAGGCCTCCAACACGTACGGTCAGCCCTCTGAGCAATATGGTGCACCCTCTGCCCAGCCGGACAGCCCCTATGGCCATGCTGGCAACCCTTATGGCCAGCCGCCCAGCCCCTACGGCGTTTACGGCCAGGCTCCAGGCGCTTACGGCCAGCCGCCCAGCCCCTACGGCCAGCCTGCCTACTATGGCATGCCCGTGGAGCCCAAGGGCTTGAGCATTACCAGCATGGTGTGCGGCCTGGTCTCAGTCATTCTCGGCTGGTTCCTGCTTCCGCAGATTGCGGCGATCATCACCGGGCACCTCGCGCTTCGGCGCGAACCCTCAGGGAAGGGTATGTCCATCACCGGCCTGGTCCTGGGATACCTGTGCCTGCTCGGCTACGGTGGCTTCTGGCTGCTGATCATCGTCCTGGCAGCATCAAGCGGAAGCTATTCCTACTAACGCCTTTGATGGCTAGAAGGTCTAATGACCAGGCAGGTTTAGCCGGCAGAATCCGCCGCTGGT is a window encoding:
- a CDS encoding malonic semialdehyde reductase — its product is MTIAHEEAVIDSAAIDAIFAQARTANSFTGEVTEEQAQAIYELTKYGPTAFNSQPLRVTYVRSAEARTKLVDALANGNKAKTASAPLVAILSYDTDWAEQWDNFLPGYNAPKAMYDANPELAAATGNNNAHLQAGYFILAVRSLGFAAGPMTGADFGAIDEAFFPAGDQKSFLVVNIGQPAEDAWGEAKPKFSYQDVVRTV
- a CDS encoding DUF4190 domain-containing protein, translated to MTDQPTHRPDSQGYGEQGPGNSPAGYQPPQFVPPQGSGTPAPPAYDQGQFGQQEYGQQQYQNQFGQASNTYGQPSEQYGAPSAQPDSPYGHAGNPYGQPPSPYGVYGQAPGAYGQPPSPYGQPAYYGMPVEPKGLSITSMVCGLVSVILGWFLLPQIAAIITGHLALRREPSGKGMSITGLVLGYLCLLGYGGFWLLIIVLAASSGSYSY
- the pgm gene encoding phosphoglucomutase (alpha-D-glucose-1,6-bisphosphate-dependent), giving the protein MASRAGTVAQLHDLVDITALLDAYYDITPDLADPGQRVAFGTSGHRGSSLKASFNEKHIVAITQAIVEYRAGQGITGPLFLAKDTHALSEPAQNSALEVLAANGVQVLIDARHGYTPTPALSHAILTYNNNATAGAPQADGIVVTPSHNPPADGGFKYNPPHGGPADSDATGWIANRANELLENGLRGVKRIPLADALNADTTGKFDFLSSYVDDLPSVLNLNAIRDAGVRIGADPMGGAAVDYWGEIGERHHLNLTVVNPTVDPQWAFMTLDWDEKIRMDCSSPAAMASLIKRMSDAASSGQQAFDVATGNDADADRHGIVTPDGGLMNPNHYLAVAIDYLYRNRSGWNPASVVGKTLVSSSIIDRVAENLGRKLVEVPVGFKWFVPGLLSGEGAFGGEESAGASFNKLDGSVWTTDKDGILLALLASEITAVTGKSPSQLYKGLTDQFGSPVYARIDAAATREQKAALGKLSPSDVTATELAGETIMAKLTRAPGNDAPIGGLKVVTENAWFAARPSGTEDVYKIYAESFKGEEHLKQVQAEAKALVDGVIA
- a CDS encoding nuclease-related domain-containing protein, whose product is MGAGDGAAEQSRLAAERVARLKRQLDQAERATKARNVDAEGEKAVAESLGGLVSSGWHLLHDVQWPGRPEAILDHVLVGPGGVVVVDTKNWTGEVRMSSGVLWQGRYARTQSVEGALAQCAAVASVMVPQHRRYVRPLICMSRQPDFFGITSSDVAVAGTDRVVEAIQALPAVLDQQAIVTLYAQLGELLARQQPPGVAVVMRKGEPAAAPSGVRSGARAEADPLRRGRMGGRRGPRHAVRGVAPGAAPGVASGVAPNKSPDGGAGIGRKSKSNAHHHGTGGMAGLLILAAFVTFAVYVLPYWGR